Proteins from a single region of Companilactobacillus farciminis KCTC 3681 = DSM 20184:
- a CDS encoding helix-turn-helix domain-containing protein, producing MKIRRDFFMKKYESEFKIKIIKDYLKVKSEIIFTEYCRSIGVNPITARGWLTLFQAYGEKGLIPQVPKKYSYETKIQAVSAYLNGEGTLKEVSIKFKLRSSKQLRYWIIQYNNDKNLIKATPVRKKVVTMSKKTTLEERIEVVEYVTLQKHSYSEASEHFQVSYQQVRNWVLIVKKQGYSALADKRGRRGYVKEKSLTEVDKLKLENRQLKAELNKRNAIEAFEKKFEEIQRGE from the coding sequence ATGAAAATCAGAAGGGATTTTTTTATGAAGAAGTACGAATCAGAGTTCAAGATAAAAATAATTAAAGACTATTTGAAAGTAAAGTCAGAAATAATATTTACAGAATATTGCAGATCAATCGGAGTTAATCCTATTACTGCTAGAGGTTGGCTTACCTTATTTCAAGCATACGGTGAAAAGGGATTAATCCCTCAAGTTCCCAAGAAATATAGTTATGAGACTAAGATTCAAGCTGTCAGTGCTTATCTTAATGGCGAAGGGACTCTTAAAGAAGTATCTATAAAGTTTAAACTACGTTCTTCTAAACAATTGAGATATTGGATAATACAGTATAATAATGACAAGAATCTAATCAAGGCTACGCCTGTTAGAAAGAAGGTCGTTACAATGTCGAAGAAAACCACTCTTGAAGAAAGAATTGAAGTAGTTGAATACGTAACTCTTCAAAAACATTCATACTCTGAAGCTTCGGAACATTTTCAAGTTTCCTATCAACAAGTACGCAATTGGGTATTAATCGTGAAGAAACAAGGATACTCTGCCCTCGCTGATAAGCGAGGACGCAGAGGTTACGTCAAAGAAAAGAGTTTAACAGAAGTTGATAAATTAAAACTAGAAAATAGACAATTAAAGGCTGAATTAAATAAACGTAACGCTATAGAGGCTTTTGAAAAAAAATTCGAAGAAATCCAGCGTGGGGAGTGA
- a CDS encoding GntR family transcriptional regulator yields MADLVYQKIITSLKKAIDAGEFSDMRLPDERSLAESYKVSRSSIKRALGLMADQGIIFKKRGSGTFVNPLYLKQGSSFNYSGKNLGITDSFNANGQKPGVKVLQFDVVHPDKDLQDNLFLKPSEFVYAFKRLRSLDDVPFMIETGYIPIKLAPELSEQIASESIFNYVESELGKEVNKTYLNISAEPSDAEGKELLNLADNEPVGLMEGIFFLDDGTPFEFSTMKLHYKYFKYDSFVDLANK; encoded by the coding sequence ATGGCTGATTTAGTTTATCAAAAAATTATTACATCTTTAAAAAAGGCAATTGATGCAGGTGAATTCTCAGATATGCGTTTACCTGACGAAAGATCTTTAGCTGAAAGTTACAAAGTAAGTCGAAGTTCAATTAAACGTGCTTTAGGATTGATGGCCGATCAAGGAATCATCTTTAAAAAACGTGGTTCGGGAACTTTTGTCAATCCTTTGTATTTGAAACAAGGTTCATCGTTTAACTATAGTGGTAAAAACCTTGGTATCACTGATAGTTTCAACGCTAATGGGCAAAAACCGGGCGTGAAAGTTTTGCAATTTGACGTGGTTCATCCGGATAAAGATTTGCAAGATAATTTATTTTTGAAGCCTAGTGAATTCGTCTATGCTTTCAAACGTTTGCGCTCATTAGATGATGTGCCGTTCATGATTGAAACGGGATATATTCCTATCAAGTTGGCCCCAGAATTGTCAGAGCAAATTGCTTCGGAATCTATCTTTAATTATGTAGAATCTGAATTAGGCAAAGAAGTTAACAAGACTTATTTGAATATTTCGGCTGAACCCTCAGATGCTGAAGGTAAGGAATTGTTGAATTTGGCTGATAATGAACCCGTTGGCTTGATGGAAGGAATTTTCTTCTTGGACGATGGAACTCCCTTTGAATTCTCAACAATGAAACTACATTATAAATATTTCAAATACGATTCTTTCGTTGATTTAGCCAATAAGTAA